The following are from one region of the Thermococcus cleftensis genome:
- a CDS encoding M24 family metallopeptidase — MRLQKLASLMKEKNFDGAVISPGTNLYYLTGLKIHEAGERLTVLVVSADGNYHLLAPGLYENVVRNFPVTFWRDGENPYHKLAWILAELELSSGRLLIEDTMRADWLINIIKLGRFELHPLSSVVRELRTRKDRHEIEMMKHAAKAADRIFDEILSWDLLGMRERELALKIELAVRELSDGISFEPIVASGENAANPHHEPGERRLRKGDMVILDYGARWRGYCSDITRTIAIGRPSEKLVEIYEVVKEAQENAYRAVREGTKAKEVDRAAREAIARAGYGEYFTHRTGHGLGLDVHEEPYIGPDGETILENGMTFTIEPGIYIPSLGGVRIEDDVVVLDGKGKRLTRADRELVFL; from the coding sequence ATGCGCCTTCAGAAACTCGCCTCCCTCATGAAGGAGAAGAACTTTGATGGAGCTGTAATCAGCCCCGGAACGAACCTCTACTACCTCACCGGGCTGAAGATTCACGAGGCCGGGGAGAGATTGACCGTCCTCGTCGTGAGCGCCGACGGGAACTACCACCTCCTCGCCCCGGGCCTCTACGAGAACGTCGTGAGGAACTTCCCGGTCACGTTCTGGCGCGACGGTGAAAATCCCTACCACAAGCTCGCTTGGATTCTGGCGGAGCTGGAGCTGTCATCGGGAAGGTTGCTGATCGAGGACACGATGCGCGCCGACTGGCTGATAAACATCATAAAGCTGGGCCGCTTCGAGCTCCACCCTCTGAGTTCGGTCGTCAGGGAGCTGAGAACAAGGAAGGATAGGCACGAGATAGAGATGATGAAGCACGCGGCCAAGGCGGCAGATAGAATCTTCGACGAGATACTGAGCTGGGACCTGCTCGGCATGCGCGAGCGTGAGCTGGCGTTGAAGATAGAACTTGCCGTTAGGGAACTTAGCGACGGGATTTCCTTCGAGCCGATAGTTGCGAGCGGAGAGAACGCGGCAAACCCCCACCACGAGCCCGGTGAGAGAAGGCTGAGAAAGGGGGACATGGTGATACTCGATTACGGGGCCAGGTGGAGGGGCTACTGCTCCGACATAACGAGGACAATAGCCATTGGAAGGCCCAGCGAGAAGCTCGTTGAGATCTACGAGGTCGTCAAGGAGGCGCAGGAAAACGCCTACCGGGCGGTCAGGGAGGGAACAAAGGCAAAGGAGGTCGATAGGGCCGCGAGGGAAGCCATAGCCAGAGCGGGCTACGGTGAGTACTTCACCCACAGAACCGGGCACGGGCTCGGCTTGGACGTCCATGAAGAGCCGTACATCGGCCCAGATGGGGAAACTATCCTTGAAAACGGCATGACCTTCACGATAGAGCCTGGAATTTATATCCCGAGCCTCGGAGGGGTTCGCATAGAGGACGACGTGGTAGTGCTCGATGGAAAGGGAAAGAGACTCACCAGGGCAGATAGGGAGCTAGTTTTCCTTTGA
- a CDS encoding 1,4-alpha-glucan branching protein — protein sequence MRGHFTFVLHTHIPYVRKHGKWPFGEEWLYEAMSETYLPLLMEFERLRSSGVRFQLVINVTPVLAEQLADEYIKAEFERYLLRKIEATEEDLKSGRYDERAVKASLDHFRKVYDYWNAINGDIVGKLREFQDTGYIEIITSAATHGYLPLLGRDEAIRAQLANGVATYEKHFGRRPRGIWLPECAYRPAGEWELPGGRRVKRAGIEKFLEEFGIEYFFVESNLIDEGPVTRGYGEIPLHEGDKSTLRPYWIKGSRVAVFARNRETGHQVWSAHYGYPGDFWYREFHRKAPKSGGQYWRVTGKDVELGDKDFYDPERAMERVEEHARHFVSLVERLLAEFEEETGEKGIVVSPYDTELFGHWWFEGVKWLGRVLELMAERGIVTTTLSAYLDNYTGERYGIELPEGSWGANSDHSTWWNAETEWAWEHVYRAEDRMVALASRYYGRDRTTDRILEQLARELLILEASDWEFLITTGQARGYAERRILLHSRDFHRLANELVRYVRTGDIDVKLLEELEERDNAFRPVVMAHYVSDNPPELEEFVEPPEVPPERTEEPVERSREVAKRAYATEVVKEVAVRPSKKAVKRVKSGGIEKRRLVRKKGPDKTGSDLLRIKGIGPKTLAKLQRAGIHTIEDLKGADVEELARKTRISPKRLRKFLAQIS from the coding sequence ATGAGAGGCCATTTCACATTCGTCCTGCACACCCACATACCCTACGTGCGAAAGCATGGAAAGTGGCCCTTCGGTGAGGAGTGGCTCTACGAGGCGATGAGCGAGACATACCTTCCCCTGCTCATGGAGTTCGAACGCCTCCGCTCCTCCGGAGTCAGGTTCCAGCTCGTGATTAACGTGACGCCCGTCCTGGCAGAGCAGCTGGCCGATGAGTACATCAAGGCCGAGTTCGAGAGGTACCTCCTCAGGAAGATTGAAGCCACCGAGGAGGACCTGAAATCGGGCAGGTACGACGAGAGGGCCGTCAAGGCTTCCCTCGACCACTTCAGGAAGGTCTACGACTACTGGAATGCCATCAACGGGGACATAGTGGGCAAGCTCCGCGAGTTTCAGGATACCGGCTACATTGAGATAATAACATCAGCCGCGACGCACGGCTACCTCCCGCTCCTCGGCAGGGACGAGGCGATAAGGGCCCAGCTGGCCAACGGGGTGGCGACCTACGAGAAGCACTTCGGCAGGAGGCCGAGGGGGATATGGTTGCCTGAGTGCGCCTACCGGCCGGCCGGAGAGTGGGAGCTGCCCGGTGGAAGGAGGGTTAAGAGGGCCGGCATAGAGAAGTTCCTGGAGGAGTTCGGCATCGAGTATTTCTTCGTGGAGAGCAACCTCATAGACGAGGGTCCCGTAACGAGGGGCTACGGTGAGATTCCCCTCCACGAGGGTGATAAGAGCACCCTCAGGCCCTACTGGATTAAAGGCTCCCGCGTGGCAGTCTTCGCCCGCAACAGGGAAACCGGCCATCAGGTCTGGAGCGCCCACTACGGTTACCCAGGCGACTTCTGGTACAGGGAGTTCCACAGAAAGGCGCCGAAGAGCGGTGGCCAGTACTGGCGCGTGACGGGCAAGGACGTTGAGCTGGGCGATAAAGACTTCTACGACCCCGAGAGGGCGATGGAACGCGTAGAGGAGCACGCGAGGCACTTTGTAAGCCTGGTAGAGAGGCTCCTGGCCGAGTTCGAGGAGGAGACGGGCGAGAAGGGCATAGTGGTCTCGCCCTACGACACCGAGCTCTTCGGCCACTGGTGGTTCGAGGGGGTCAAGTGGCTCGGCAGGGTTCTTGAGCTGATGGCGGAGAGGGGAATAGTCACCACGACGCTCTCCGCCTACCTCGACAACTACACCGGCGAGAGGTACGGGATTGAACTGCCCGAGGGCTCGTGGGGAGCTAACTCCGACCACTCCACCTGGTGGAACGCTGAGACGGAGTGGGCGTGGGAGCACGTCTACCGGGCCGAGGACAGAATGGTAGCGCTGGCGAGCAGGTACTACGGAAGGGACAGAACCACCGATAGAATCCTTGAACAGCTGGCGAGGGAGCTCTTGATCCTCGAAGCCAGCGACTGGGAGTTCCTCATAACCACTGGACAGGCGAGGGGATACGCCGAGCGCAGAATACTGCTCCACAGCAGGGACTTCCACAGGCTGGCCAACGAGCTGGTGAGGTACGTGAGGACTGGGGATATCGACGTTAAGCTCCTTGAGGAGCTGGAGGAGAGGGACAACGCCTTCAGGCCGGTGGTGATGGCTCACTACGTGAGCGATAATCCCCCAGAGCTTGAGGAGTTCGTGGAGCCCCCAGAGGTTCCTCCGGAGAGAACTGAAGAGCCGGTCGAACGGTCGAGGGAAGTTGCTAAGAGGGCCTACGCCACGGAGGTGGTGAAGGAGGTGGCAGTCAGGCCCTCAAAAAAGGCCGTAAAGCGGGTGAAGTCCGGCGGGATTGAGAAGCGCAGGTTGGTGAGAAAGAAAGGCCCCGACAAAACCGGGAGCGACCTTCTCAGGATAAAGGGCATCGGGCCGAAGACGCTGGCAAAGCTTCAGCGCGCTGGGATACACACGATCGAGGATCTGAAGGGGGCCGACGTGGAGGAACTGGCCAGGAAAACCCGCATCTCACCGAAGAGGTTGAGGAAGTTCCTGGCCCAGATTTCCTGA
- a CDS encoding RNA-binding protein, producing MGKIRAHHVRITTFIQATEDEDKVLEAIATFIPDEIDDDDVLFDVDETTGFFGNPIKVVNVEIKRSRAVRKFIDHFRELLSEDDRRYLLENLDEKVDEEGTLYVRFNKQKAYLGEPEIDEGGDTIQVRIKVKAFPMRKEAVVKAVREWLEE from the coding sequence ATGGGAAAGATTAGGGCACACCACGTCAGGATAACCACCTTCATTCAGGCAACCGAGGACGAGGACAAGGTTCTGGAGGCGATAGCGACCTTCATTCCCGATGAAATAGACGATGATGACGTTCTCTTCGACGTGGACGAGACCACGGGCTTCTTCGGGAACCCAATTAAAGTGGTGAACGTCGAGATAAAGCGGAGCAGGGCGGTTAGGAAGTTCATCGACCACTTCAGGGAACTGTTGAGCGAGGACGACAGGCGCTACCTCCTCGAAAATCTCGATGAGAAGGTAGATGAGGAGGGCACCCTCTACGTCCGCTTCAACAAGCAGAAGGCCTATCTCGGTGAGCCGGAGATAGACGAGGGCGGCGACACCATACAGGTCAGGATAAAGGTCAAGGCCTTCCCGATGAGGAAGGAGGCAGTTGTGAAAGCCGTGAGGGAGTGGCTGGAGGAATGA
- a CDS encoding Ribonuclease P protein component 3, giving the protein MRGEVEEVSFSREHFIEMDVRSEEAYELAKEWFDEVVFTKKLVLESSPNWGELKEELRLLRERYGRVALLIVTKKPSLIREVKNRNLKALIYVQGGDMRVNRFALESGVDALISPWLGRKDPGFDHVLARIAAKRGVAVGFSLAPLLRANPYERVQLLRFMAKTWELVRKYRVPRFLTSSAESKWEVRSPRDLMSLGINIGMELPEARASLHFYPIAMLEGFTVPTATSRT; this is encoded by the coding sequence ATGAGGGGAGAAGTGGAAGAGGTCTCCTTCTCGCGCGAGCACTTCATCGAGATGGACGTGAGGAGCGAAGAGGCGTACGAGCTGGCCAAGGAGTGGTTCGATGAAGTGGTTTTCACGAAAAAGCTGGTTCTCGAAAGCTCTCCGAACTGGGGTGAGCTCAAAGAGGAGCTCAGGCTTCTCCGCGAGAGGTATGGGAGGGTTGCCCTTCTCATAGTCACGAAAAAGCCCAGCCTAATCCGCGAGGTGAAGAACCGCAACTTAAAGGCCCTCATCTACGTCCAGGGCGGGGATATGAGGGTGAACCGCTTTGCGCTGGAGAGCGGCGTCGATGCCCTGATAAGCCCCTGGCTCGGGAGGAAGGATCCCGGCTTCGACCACGTCCTGGCGAGGATAGCGGCAAAGAGAGGGGTCGCGGTGGGCTTTTCGCTCGCTCCGCTTCTCCGCGCGAACCCCTACGAGAGGGTTCAGCTCCTCCGCTTCATGGCGAAGACCTGGGAGCTGGTCAGGAAGTACCGAGTTCCGCGCTTTCTCACGAGCTCCGCTGAAAGTAAATGGGAGGTTCGCTCGCCGAGGGACTTGATGAGCCTTGGGATAAACATCGGAATGGAACTGCCGGAGGCGAGGGCGAGTCTACACTTCTACCCGATAGCGATGCTGGAGGGGTTTACGGTCCCCACTGCCACCAGCCGTACCTGA
- a CDS encoding AbrB/MazE/SpoVT family DNA-binding domain-containing protein — protein MLARVDSRGRLYLPKELRENLPREVYLVRVDDGILIVPKPDDPVKELEELGKGLPDVPIEELRREILKEAERLAGG, from the coding sequence ATGCTGGCAAGGGTGGATTCAAGGGGAAGGCTGTACCTCCCCAAGGAGCTCAGGGAAAACCTACCGAGGGAGGTTTACCTGGTCAGGGTCGATGATGGCATACTCATAGTCCCAAAGCCCGATGATCCGGTAAAGGAACTCGAAGAGCTCGGGAAGGGCCTCCCCGACGTTCCGATCGAAGAGCTGAGGAGGGAAATCCTGAAGGAAGCGGAGAGGCTCGCGGGTGGGTGA
- a CDS encoding TIGR00341 family protein produces MLRLEIYCDEGEGSKVSEVLAKWGVQFYTEEVKGNDRRVLKFTALVPDFVINDVADDLMRAIDLRKAHSSITWAPVRGKSVRYSSSVRALEKYRRRWTLADIEGLIEGANSGANIDPIQLTLGAVASIIALFGLINDSIVMIISAMLLSPILGPLYGFSLNIVMGKGRDALNAVYSMLKLLGIIFLSALLAAAVLKLLGAIPAEPTHEILVRGESGLVYILLAVILGYAGIVAIVSRVPEILAGVSIAAALVPPTTVVGISLAMGWWEVFEGSLVLTLENVLGLLLGSLLALYLLNVSPRSYYEKRAAKIYARRTGAVLATMVILLALLELLSG; encoded by the coding sequence ATGTTGCGCCTCGAGATCTACTGCGACGAGGGTGAAGGATCCAAGGTGTCCGAGGTTCTGGCCAAGTGGGGAGTTCAGTTTTACACCGAGGAAGTCAAGGGCAACGACCGCCGGGTTCTGAAGTTCACGGCCCTCGTCCCGGATTTCGTGATAAACGATGTGGCCGACGACCTTATGAGGGCAATCGACCTCAGGAAGGCTCATTCATCGATAACCTGGGCGCCGGTGAGAGGGAAGTCGGTCAGGTACTCCAGCTCGGTCAGGGCCCTTGAGAAGTACCGCCGGCGCTGGACCCTGGCGGACATTGAGGGGCTCATCGAGGGCGCCAACAGCGGGGCCAACATAGACCCCATTCAGCTGACTCTCGGCGCGGTTGCATCGATAATAGCCCTCTTTGGGCTGATAAACGACAGCATAGTGATGATAATCTCGGCAATGCTCCTGTCACCAATCCTCGGCCCCCTCTATGGCTTCTCGCTGAACATCGTCATGGGCAAGGGACGGGACGCGCTCAACGCGGTCTATTCCATGCTCAAGCTCTTGGGCATCATCTTTCTCTCTGCCCTTCTGGCCGCCGCGGTGCTCAAGCTCCTCGGTGCGATACCTGCCGAGCCAACCCACGAGATACTCGTCCGCGGCGAGTCGGGGCTGGTTTATATACTCCTCGCGGTAATCCTTGGTTATGCAGGAATAGTCGCCATAGTTAGCAGGGTTCCCGAGATTCTCGCGGGGGTTTCGATAGCGGCCGCTCTCGTTCCTCCAACGACGGTGGTTGGGATATCCCTCGCTATGGGCTGGTGGGAGGTCTTTGAAGGCTCCCTCGTCCTCACACTGGAGAATGTCCTCGGTCTGCTTCTCGGCTCCCTCCTCGCGCTTTATCTCCTGAACGTCTCTCCCAGGAGCTACTACGAGAAGAGGGCGGCTAAGATATACGCCAGGAGAACCGGTGCGGTACTGGCGACAATGGTTATCCTTCTGGCCCTCCTTGAACTCCTCTCCGGCTAG
- a CDS encoding type II toxin-antitoxin system VapC family toxin — translation MVYADTDLFLALLKPSDWLKENSRKIYERYRGQITTSEATLMELLILSKKFSLDPVRIMAAVMAMTNIEDEAYLRAAYYMKEHGLNPFDALHAAKCGGTIISSDKAFDKLGIKRIKLEKPEED, via the coding sequence ATGGTCTACGCAGATACAGATCTTTTCCTTGCCCTTCTGAAACCCAGCGACTGGCTCAAGGAAAACTCTAGGAAAATCTACGAGAGGTACCGGGGTCAGATAACGACCTCCGAGGCGACATTAATGGAACTCCTGATACTCTCGAAGAAGTTCAGCCTCGACCCGGTAAGGATCATGGCGGCAGTCATGGCGATGACGAACATCGAAGATGAGGCCTACCTCAGGGCGGCCTACTACATGAAGGAGCACGGGCTAAATCCCTTCGATGCCCTCCACGCGGCAAAGTGCGGCGGGACGATAATCAGCTCTGACAAGGCCTTTGACAAGTTGGGAATCAAAAGGATAAAGCTTGAGAAACCGGAAGAAGATTAG
- the rqcH gene encoding ribosome rescue protein RqcH produces MKEEMSSVDIRYVVRELQWLVGSRVDKVYHDGDEIRIKLRTKEGRADLILQAGKRFHLTSYIKEAPKQPSSFTMLLRKHLSGGFIDAIEQHGFDRIVKIRVGDYTLIGELFRRGNVILVDSENRIVAALRYEEYKDRAIKPKAEYRYPPARENPLEVSFERFLELMREEELELVRALARKLNMGGMYAEEISIRAGFAKTTPVKELSDEDLRKVYEAMVKTFNDELRPNIVFKEGNMHDVVPIELKIYEGLEKKYFNTFSEALDEYFGRITIEKAKIERTRKLENKKRQLLMTLRKQEEMLKGFEGAMRENQEIGDLIYANYALIERLLDEFRKATEKLGWEEFRKRIEEGKKAGNRVAMMVKGINPKEKAVTIELDGKKVKLYLNRSIGENAELYYEKAKKFRHKHEGALKAYEDTKRKLNEVEKLIEEEMKKELNVKRIERRKKKWFEKFRWFISSEGFLVLAGKDASTNEILIKRHMGENDLYCHADVYGAPHVVIKDGQKAGERTIFEACQFAVSMSKAWSRGVYSEDAYWAYPNQVTKQTPSGEYLGKGAFMVYGKRNWLHGLPLKLAVGVINYEGEDFVVCAPVEAIKAHTKRYIVIRPGSLKKSELVKRIKRILEKWGYRVKEEDLMAVLPPGNGDVVEVVG; encoded by the coding sequence ATGAAGGAGGAGATGAGTTCAGTTGATATCCGCTACGTCGTGAGGGAGCTTCAGTGGCTGGTCGGCTCTCGCGTTGATAAGGTCTACCACGACGGAGACGAGATCAGGATAAAGCTCCGCACGAAGGAGGGGAGGGCGGACTTAATCCTCCAGGCCGGCAAGAGGTTCCACCTCACTAGCTACATCAAAGAGGCTCCAAAGCAGCCGTCGAGCTTCACCATGCTCCTCAGGAAGCATCTCAGCGGCGGATTCATAGACGCCATAGAACAGCACGGCTTTGACAGGATTGTAAAGATTCGCGTTGGGGACTACACCCTCATCGGCGAGCTCTTCCGGAGGGGGAACGTAATCCTCGTGGATTCGGAGAACCGGATCGTCGCAGCTTTGCGCTACGAGGAGTACAAGGACAGGGCGATAAAGCCAAAGGCGGAGTACAGGTATCCCCCCGCGAGAGAGAACCCCCTCGAGGTGAGCTTTGAGCGGTTTTTGGAGCTGATGCGCGAGGAGGAGCTTGAACTCGTGCGCGCCTTAGCCAGGAAGCTCAACATGGGCGGCATGTACGCGGAGGAAATCTCGATAAGGGCAGGCTTTGCCAAAACGACGCCTGTCAAGGAACTCAGCGACGAAGACCTGAGGAAGGTCTACGAGGCTATGGTGAAAACCTTCAACGACGAGCTGAGGCCCAACATAGTCTTCAAGGAGGGCAACATGCACGACGTCGTTCCAATCGAGCTAAAAATCTACGAGGGGCTTGAGAAGAAGTATTTTAACACCTTCAGCGAGGCCCTCGACGAGTACTTCGGGAGAATAACCATCGAGAAGGCCAAAATCGAGAGGACGAGAAAGTTAGAAAACAAGAAGAGACAGCTTCTCATGACGCTCAGGAAGCAGGAGGAGATGCTGAAGGGCTTTGAGGGGGCAATGCGGGAGAACCAGGAGATAGGCGACCTCATCTACGCGAACTACGCTTTAATTGAGAGGCTTCTCGACGAGTTCAGGAAGGCCACCGAGAAGCTCGGCTGGGAGGAGTTCAGAAAGCGAATCGAGGAGGGTAAGAAGGCCGGCAACAGGGTCGCAATGATGGTCAAGGGCATCAACCCTAAGGAAAAAGCGGTAACGATAGAACTTGATGGGAAGAAGGTGAAGCTCTACCTCAACAGGAGCATAGGCGAGAACGCCGAGCTCTACTACGAGAAGGCCAAGAAGTTCAGGCACAAGCACGAGGGAGCTTTGAAGGCCTACGAGGACACGAAGAGGAAGCTGAACGAGGTGGAGAAGCTCATCGAGGAGGAGATGAAGAAGGAGCTCAACGTCAAGCGCATAGAGAGGAGAAAGAAGAAGTGGTTCGAGAAGTTCCGCTGGTTCATTTCGAGCGAGGGCTTTCTGGTGTTAGCAGGCAAAGACGCAAGCACCAACGAGATTCTCATAAAGAGGCACATGGGTGAGAACGACCTCTACTGCCACGCCGACGTTTACGGAGCACCCCACGTCGTCATCAAGGACGGCCAGAAGGCTGGCGAAAGGACAATCTTCGAGGCCTGCCAGTTCGCGGTTTCGATGAGCAAGGCCTGGAGCAGGGGGGTTTACAGCGAAGACGCCTACTGGGCCTACCCCAACCAGGTCACCAAGCAGACGCCGAGCGGCGAGTACCTCGGCAAGGGGGCCTTCATGGTCTACGGCAAGAGGAACTGGCTCCACGGACTCCCTCTTAAGCTCGCGGTGGGTGTGATAAACTACGAGGGGGAGGATTTCGTCGTCTGCGCGCCGGTAGAAGCGATTAAGGCCCACACGAAGAGGTACATCGTAATCCGTCCCGGCTCACTGAAGAAGAGCGAGCTGGTGAAGAGGATAAAGCGTATTCTCGAAAAGTGGGGCTACAGGGTGAAGGAAGAGGATCTCATGGCCGTCCTTCCGCCAGGAAACGGCGACGTGGTGGAGGTGGTGGGCTAA
- the nikR gene encoding nickel-responsive transcriptional regulator NikR, whose amino-acid sequence MKITRFGVSVPDELLRKFDRIIEEKGYVNRSEAIRDMMRDFIIRHEWETGDAEVAGTITMLYNHDEADVVKELLDLQHDYLHEIISSIHVHMDEHNCLEVIIVKGKASRIKEIADRLLSLKGVKHGKLVMTGTGKELV is encoded by the coding sequence ATGAAGATTACCCGCTTTGGCGTTTCAGTTCCCGATGAACTCCTCCGGAAGTTCGACCGCATAATAGAGGAGAAGGGTTACGTGAACAGGAGCGAGGCCATTAGGGATATGATGAGGGACTTCATAATCCGGCACGAATGGGAAACTGGTGATGCTGAGGTTGCGGGAACGATAACGATGCTCTACAACCACGATGAGGCCGACGTCGTCAAGGAACTGCTCGATTTACAGCACGACTACTTACATGAGATAATCTCCAGTATCCACGTCCACATGGACGAGCACAACTGCCTGGAGGTCATCATCGTGAAGGGGAAGGCGAGCAGGATAAAGGAGATAGCCGACAGGCTGCTGAGCCTCAAGGGTGTTAAGCACGGAAAGCTCGTGATGACGGGAACCGGAAAGGAGTTGGTTTAG
- a CDS encoding 50S ribosomal protein L15e, whose product MGMYKYIREAWKSPKKSYVGELLKVRMIKWRREPVVVRIERPTRLDRARSLGYQAKQGYVMVRVRVRKGGRKRPRWKGGRKPSKMGMVKYSPKKSLQWIAEEKAARKFPNLEVLNSYWVGEDGMYRWFEVIMVDPHHPVIKADPKINWITGKAHKGRVFRGLTSAGRKSRGLRNKGKGAEKVRPSIRANKGKGK is encoded by the coding sequence ATGGGAATGTACAAGTACATTAGGGAAGCCTGGAAGAGCCCCAAGAAGAGCTACGTCGGGGAGCTTCTCAAGGTCAGGATGATAAAGTGGCGCCGCGAGCCTGTCGTTGTCAGGATCGAGAGGCCGACCAGGCTCGACCGCGCCAGGAGCCTCGGCTACCAGGCCAAGCAGGGCTACGTCATGGTTCGCGTTCGCGTGAGGAAGGGCGGAAGGAAGAGGCCCAGGTGGAAGGGCGGAAGGAAGCCGAGCAAGATGGGTATGGTCAAGTACAGCCCGAAGAAGAGCCTCCAGTGGATAGCCGAGGAGAAGGCCGCCAGAAAGTTCCCGAACCTTGAGGTTCTCAACTCCTACTGGGTTGGCGAGGACGGAATGTACAGGTGGTTTGAAGTCATAATGGTGGACCCGCACCACCCGGTCATCAAGGCTGACCCCAAGATCAACTGGATCACCGGCAAGGCCCACAAGGGTCGCGTCTTCCGCGGTCTCACCAGCGCCGGCAGGAAGAGCCGCGGCCTGAGGAACAAGGGCAAGGGTGCCGAGAAGGTCAGGCCCAGCATAAGGGCCAACAAGGGCAAGGGCAAGTGA
- a CDS encoding P-II family nitrogen regulator, translating to MKKVEAIIRGNDFDRVKNALKQVGIVPLTAYPVQGRGVQGGVPPYDLLPKMKIELVVKDRDLEKVIDVIVRNARSGTPGDGKIFVLPVEEAIRIRTEERGNEALY from the coding sequence ATGAAAAAGGTTGAGGCCATTATCCGGGGAAACGATTTCGACCGCGTGAAGAACGCCCTCAAGCAGGTGGGCATCGTGCCCCTGACAGCCTACCCCGTGCAGGGGAGGGGAGTCCAGGGAGGCGTTCCACCCTACGACCTCCTGCCCAAGATGAAGATAGAGCTGGTGGTGAAGGACAGGGACCTTGAGAAGGTGATTGACGTCATCGTCAGGAACGCGAGGAGCGGGACGCCGGGGGACGGGAAGATATTCGTTCTCCCAGTCGAGGAGGCCATAAGGATAAGAACGGAGGAGAGGGGAAACGAGGCCCTCTATTAG